The following proteins are co-located in the Phragmites australis chromosome 10, lpPhrAust1.1, whole genome shotgun sequence genome:
- the LOC133930541 gene encoding uncharacterized protein LOC133930541, with translation MRKLKFHEQKLLKKTNFLEYKREGGHREGLVTQRYRLVDRDDYKKYNGICLMVQKLISIIKQMDPRDPFRIEMTDMLLDKLYNMGVIPTKKSLLKCENLSASAFCRRRLATVMVKLKFAEHLKEAVTYIEQGHVRVGPETVTDPAFLVTRNMEDFITWVDSSKIKKKVMEYNDALDDYDAMA, from the exons ATGAGGAAGCTCAAGTTCCACGAGCAGAAGCTCCTCAAGAAGACAAATTTCTTGGAGTACAAGAGGGAGGGAGGCCACCGCGAGGGGCTCGTCACGCAGCGCTACCGCCTCGTCGATAGGGACGACTACAAGAA GTACAATGGGATATGCTTAATGGTGCAAAAGCTCATTAGCATCATAAAGCAGATGGACCCGAGAGACCCGTTCAGAATTGAGATGACAGACATGCTGCTCGATAAGCT GTACAATATGGGTGTTATTCCAACAAAGAAGAGCTTGTTAAAATGTGAGAATCTTTCAGCAAGCGCCTTCTGCAG GCGGAGACTTGCAACAGTTATGGTGAAGCTCAAGTTTGCAGAGCACCTTAAAGAGGCTGTGACATACATCGAACAGGGGCACGTACGTGTAGGTCCAGAGACAGTCACCGATCCAGCCTTTCTTGTAACTAGAAACATGGAGGACTTCATCACCTGGGTGGATTCGTcgaagatcaagaagaaggtcATGGAGTACAATGATGCATTGGATGATTATGATGCAATGGCTTGA